From Blattabacterium cuenoti, the proteins below share one genomic window:
- a CDS encoding prephenate dehydrogenase: MNIGIIGLGLIGGSISLGLKKYNFGDRYIGTDLNEKNAVHAIKLGIVDEIIPLKDLIRLSSVIILSIPVDHIKKILPSILNKVSENTVILDTGSTKYDICHSVYSHPKRSRFVATHPIAGIENSGPNSAHSDLFYKKNCVFCDSELSAKDAISMAEKIYSIMKMRKIYLTSKEHDFYISYVSHLPHILSFSLAKTTLEKFENEEDILNKIIGSGFISATRLAKSNPKTWLPIFISNKKNLIEAIDIHIDNLEKIRFYLKNKKYHEINHYMKESNKIKKYV, translated from the coding sequence ATGAATATTGGAATTATAGGATTAGGTTTAATTGGTGGATCTATTAGTTTAGGATTGAAAAAATATAATTTTGGTGATAGATATATAGGGACCGACTTAAATGAAAAAAACGCTGTACATGCTATCAAACTTGGAATAGTAGATGAAATTATCCCCTTAAAAGATCTTATTCGATTATCTTCCGTTATTATTTTATCCATTCCTGTTGATCATATAAAAAAAATACTTCCAAGTATTCTGAATAAAGTGAGTGAAAATACAGTTATTTTAGATACTGGATCTACTAAATATGATATTTGTCATAGTGTTTATTCTCATCCAAAAAGAAGTCGTTTTGTTGCCACACACCCCATTGCAGGAATCGAAAATTCTGGACCAAATTCGGCTCATTCAGATCTTTTCTATAAAAAAAATTGTGTTTTTTGTGATTCTGAATTAAGTGCTAAAGATGCAATATCTATGGCCGAAAAAATTTACTCTATTATGAAAATGCGTAAAATTTATTTAACTTCTAAAGAACATGATTTTTATATTTCTTATGTTTCTCATTTACCTCATATTTTATCCTTTTCCTTAGCTAAAACAACTTTAGAAAAGTTTGAAAACGAAGAAGATATTTTGAATAAGATAATAGGAAGTGGATTTATTTCTGCTACCCGTTTAGCTAAAAGCAATCCTAAAACATGGTTACCTATTTTTATTTCAAATAAAAAAAACCTGATTGAGGCCATAGATATTCATATAGATAATTTAGAAAAAATTCGTTTTTATCTAAAAAATAAAAAATATCATGAAATTAATCATTATATGAAAGAATCAAATAAAATAAAAAAATATGTATAA
- the lipB gene encoding lipoyl(octanoyl) transferase LipB, which yields MKKRILFFEDLGYKKYKETWIYQKILFNKLIHQKKICDKKIHGYLLFVEHPHVYTIGKNGKEQNLLVTSNFLKKINAEFYQIDRGGDITYHGPGQLVVYPILNMDYFFTDIHKYLRFLEEVVIHFLLKNYGIKGERINKNTGVWLIKNGTYRKICSIGIRISRWITMHGFSLNINTDLRYFDHIIPCGLFNKGVTSLKEELKNKISFYDAKNLVKKSFQKIFHIEFI from the coding sequence ATGAAAAAAAGAATTCTCTTTTTTGAAGACTTGGGATATAAAAAATATAAAGAAACTTGGATATATCAAAAAATATTATTTAACAAACTCATCCATCAAAAAAAAATATGTGATAAAAAAATACACGGATATTTGCTTTTTGTAGAACATCCTCATGTTTACACTATAGGAAAAAATGGAAAAGAACAAAATTTGTTGGTTACCTCAAACTTTTTAAAAAAAATAAATGCTGAATTTTATCAAATAGATAGAGGAGGAGATATAACTTACCATGGTCCTGGACAATTAGTTGTATACCCAATTTTAAATATGGATTATTTTTTTACGGATATTCATAAATATTTACGTTTTTTAGAAGAAGTTGTTATTCATTTTTTATTAAAAAATTATGGAATAAAAGGTGAGAGAATAAATAAAAATACAGGAGTTTGGTTAATAAAAAACGGAACTTATAGAAAAATATGTTCCATAGGAATTAGAATAAGTCGTTGGATTACTATGCATGGTTTTTCTTTAAATATCAATACAGATTTACGATATTTTGATCATATTATTCCATGTGGTCTTTTTAATAAAGGAGTTACATCCTTAAAAGAAGAATTGAAAAATAAAATATCTTTTTATGATGCAAAAAATCTAGTAAAAAAATCTTTTCAAAAAATTTTTCATATAGAATTTATATAA
- the mtaB gene encoding tRNA (N(6)-L-threonylcarbamoyladenosine(37)-C(2))-methylthiotransferase MtaB — MKRKKIAFYTIGCKLNYSETSTIERKFSVLEYEHVTFKSFADIYVINTCSVTKNAEKDFKYIVRFFIKKNSKAFIIAIGCYAQIHYNKVSSIHGVDLVLGNEDKYHIIDHLNKKKTGHIISKNRYKKFSYFSSFSIGKRTRSFLKIQDGCDYKCSYCIIPLARGGSRSDSVENILNNINFLFRKGIKEIVLTGINIGDYGKGIYKKENGGSCYTFFDLIRFIDQKINKKGRIRLSSVEPNLLKNECIDFLSKSKLFMPHFHIPLQSGSNYILGNMQRRYRRELYKEKIQYIRNIIPDAYIGSDIIVGFPGEKHRHFLETYYFLKELEISSLHIFPYSQRPNTKAINLIEQVTKEIQYKRKNILSTLSKEKYLTFCKKQLYTKKTVLFEKNNTKNKKYLYGYTDNYIRTKININPLFINTLQNVFLEKVDKDGIMIVKSII, encoded by the coding sequence ATGAAAAGAAAAAAGATAGCATTTTATACCATAGGATGTAAACTTAATTATTCGGAAACATCTACTATAGAAAGAAAATTTTCTGTTTTAGAATATGAACATGTTACTTTCAAAAGTTTTGCAGATATATATGTTATTAATACTTGTTCCGTAACTAAAAATGCAGAAAAAGATTTTAAGTATATAGTACGTTTTTTTATCAAAAAAAATTCAAAAGCTTTTATTATAGCAATTGGATGTTATGCTCAAATTCATTATAATAAAGTTTCTTCCATACATGGTGTAGATCTAGTTTTAGGAAATGAAGATAAATATCACATTATAGATCATCTTAATAAAAAGAAAACTGGTCATATTATATCGAAAAACAGATATAAAAAATTTTCTTATTTTTCTTCTTTTTCTATTGGAAAAAGAACTCGTTCTTTTTTAAAAATACAAGATGGATGTGATTATAAATGTAGTTATTGTATCATCCCTCTAGCAAGAGGGGGTTCTCGTTCTGACAGTGTAGAAAACATATTAAATAATATAAATTTTCTTTTTAGAAAAGGGATAAAGGAAATAGTATTAACAGGGATAAATATTGGAGATTATGGAAAAGGAATATATAAAAAAGAAAACGGAGGTTCCTGTTACACTTTTTTTGATTTAATACGTTTTATAGATCAAAAAATAAATAAAAAAGGAAGAATACGTTTATCCTCAGTAGAACCTAATTTATTGAAAAATGAGTGTATTGATTTTTTATCAAAAAGTAAACTTTTTATGCCTCACTTTCATATTCCTTTACAATCTGGGAGTAATTATATACTAGGGAATATGCAAAGACGTTATAGACGAGAACTTTATAAAGAAAAAATACAATACATACGTAATATAATTCCTGATGCTTATATTGGTTCAGATATAATTGTAGGATTTCCTGGAGAAAAACATAGACATTTTTTAGAGACTTATTATTTTTTGAAGGAATTGGAAATATCTTCATTACACATATTTCCATACTCTCAAAGACCAAATACAAAAGCTATTAATTTAATAGAACAAGTAACTAAAGAAATCCAATATAAACGAAAAAATATATTAAGTACTCTTTCAAAAGAGAAGTATCTTACTTTTTGTAAGAAACAACTTTATACTAAAAAAACAGTTTTATTTGAAAAGAATAATACGAAAAATAAAAAATATTTGTATGGATATACAGATAATTATATTCGAACAAAAATAAATATTAATCCATTATTTATAAATACGTTACAAAACGTTTTTCTCGAAAAAGTAGATAAAGATGGAATAATGATAGTTAAATCTATTATATAA
- the dnaG gene encoding DNA primase, whose protein sequence is MISKETIKKIYSISCIEEVIGEFVRLKKSGLNYRGLSPFSQETNPSFVVSPKKRIWKDFSSGKGGNIITFLMEHEHFTYVESLHYLAKKYDIKIQGNNYSSFVQKRYHEYKNLCLIQDYAKSFFRNQLYFTQEGKNNGLSYLVNKRGINIQTIHEFKLGYAPSSYRLFTEVALKKGLNICDLQKSGLIVLKENNNPFDCFRKRIMFPIYDHLGIVIGFGGRIIDDNSYATRYLNSSENDIFQKGKILYGLFQAKNNILKEDFCYLVEGYTDVISLHQSGIKNVVSSSGTSLTIDQILLIKRFTKSIVIFYDGDSPGLKATLRVINMFLEQNMNLRVLFFDNGEDPDYLAKNYSYSQLRDVLDKNSYNFVSFKKRIYEKFHQDDPMKKSFLVWTILNNISKLSNFIQRELYIQETSKLFDIRPEVLISELIRISQKNNKQKNKIGKNILLNSGKRNPLFILERELIHLILNYGNLLIQKKEGYHVTVFEEIYQTFIKCKFRFFLEHHQKIFDQICLQKHKKGNLNFLKLNKEKKTYSLSKWDKKGIDVSSKEERIHQYLMDILLRYKSLYVLKLIQQEILNFQKSNVENEVILKRIMYLTNLKNKLNKKLHRYV, encoded by the coding sequence ATGATTTCTAAAGAAACTATAAAAAAAATATATTCTATTTCTTGTATAGAAGAAGTGATTGGAGAATTTGTTCGATTAAAAAAAAGCGGTCTAAATTATAGAGGATTAAGTCCTTTCTCCCAAGAAACAAATCCGTCTTTTGTTGTCTCTCCTAAAAAAAGAATATGGAAGGATTTTAGTTCTGGAAAAGGGGGAAATATCATCACTTTTCTTATGGAGCATGAACATTTTACTTATGTAGAATCCTTACATTATTTAGCTAAAAAATATGATATTAAGATTCAAGGAAATAATTATTCATCTTTTGTTCAAAAAAGATATCATGAATATAAAAATTTATGCTTAATACAAGATTATGCAAAATCATTTTTCCGAAATCAATTATATTTTACTCAAGAAGGAAAAAATAATGGATTAAGTTATTTAGTCAATAAAAGAGGTATTAATATACAAACCATTCATGAATTTAAATTAGGTTATGCTCCTTCTTCTTATAGACTATTCACAGAAGTAGCTTTAAAGAAAGGTTTAAATATATGTGATTTACAAAAATCTGGTTTGATTGTATTAAAAGAAAATAATAATCCTTTTGACTGCTTTCGTAAACGTATAATGTTTCCTATTTATGATCATTTAGGAATAGTTATAGGTTTTGGAGGTAGGATTATTGATGATAATTCTTATGCTACAAGATATCTTAATTCGTCAGAAAATGATATTTTTCAAAAAGGAAAAATTTTATATGGCTTATTTCAAGCTAAAAATAACATTTTAAAAGAGGATTTTTGTTATTTAGTTGAAGGATATACTGATGTTATATCTTTACATCAGTCTGGAATAAAGAATGTGGTATCCTCTTCTGGAACTTCTCTGACTATTGATCAAATTTTATTGATTAAGAGATTTACAAAATCTATTGTCATCTTCTATGACGGAGACAGTCCTGGTCTTAAAGCTACTTTAAGAGTTATTAATATGTTCCTTGAACAAAATATGAATTTACGTGTTCTATTCTTTGATAATGGAGAAGACCCGGATTATTTGGCAAAAAATTATTCTTATTCTCAATTGAGAGATGTTTTAGATAAAAATAGCTATAATTTTGTTTCCTTTAAAAAGAGAATCTATGAAAAATTCCATCAAGATGATCCAATGAAAAAATCATTTTTGGTTTGGACTATATTGAATAATATTTCTAAATTATCTAATTTTATTCAAAGAGAGTTATACATTCAGGAAACATCTAAATTATTCGATATACGCCCAGAAGTTCTAATTTCTGAATTAATAAGAATCAGTCAAAAAAATAATAAACAGAAGAATAAAATCGGAAAAAACATTCTTTTAAATTCAGGAAAAAGAAATCCACTTTTTATTCTAGAAAGAGAATTAATTCATTTGATTTTAAATTATGGAAATCTTCTGATTCAAAAAAAAGAAGGATATCATGTTACTGTTTTTGAGGAGATATACCAAACATTTATAAAATGTAAATTCCGTTTTTTCTTGGAACATCATCAAAAAATATTTGATCAAATTTGTTTACAAAAACATAAAAAAGGGAATTTAAATTTCCTTAAGCTTAATAAAGAGAAAAAAACATATTCTTTATCTAAATGGGATAAAAAAGGAATTGATGTTTCTTCTAAAGAAGAGAGAATTCATCAATATCTCATGGATATTTTATTGAGATATAAATCTTTATATGTATTAAAATTAATACAACAAGAAATTCTTAATTTTCAGAAAAGCAATGTTGAAAATGAAGTTATTTTGAAAAGAATTATGTATTTAACAAATTTGAAAAATAAACTTAATAAAAAGTTACATAGATATGTATGA
- a CDS encoding enoyl-ACP reductase FabI: MSYNLLKGKKGIIFGALDENSIAWKVAEKVYEEEGSFVLTNTPSSIRMGSKIYDLSKKTKSMVIPADATSLEDLNILFDKTLDYFGGKIDFMLHSIAMSINIRKGCSYTSINYEFLRKGWEISAVSYHKIMQIAWKKKAMNKWGSIVALTYIASQRFFPHYGDMSDYKSYLESITRNFGYYWGIKDKVRVNTISQSPSITKAAKSIKGFNKFFVISEKISPLGNASTQDCANYIITLFSDLTKKVTMQNLYHDGGFSKIGISEMIDH, from the coding sequence ATGTCTTACAATTTATTGAAGGGAAAAAAAGGAATTATATTTGGAGCTTTAGATGAAAATTCCATTGCTTGGAAAGTAGCAGAAAAAGTATATGAAGAAGAAGGTTCTTTTGTTTTAACAAATACACCTTCTTCTATAAGAATGGGAAGTAAAATTTATGATTTATCAAAAAAAACTAAATCTATGGTTATTCCAGCAGATGCTACTTCTTTAGAAGATCTGAATATTCTTTTTGATAAAACATTAGATTATTTCGGTGGTAAAATAGATTTTATGCTACATTCTATAGCAATGTCCATAAATATTAGAAAAGGATGTTCTTATACTTCTATCAATTATGAATTTTTGAGAAAGGGATGGGAAATATCTGCTGTTTCTTATCATAAGATCATGCAGATAGCCTGGAAAAAAAAAGCTATGAATAAATGGGGATCTATTGTTGCTTTAACATATATTGCTTCTCAAAGATTTTTTCCACATTATGGAGATATGTCAGATTATAAATCGTATTTAGAGAGTATCACTCGTAATTTTGGTTATTATTGGGGAATAAAGGATAAAGTTAGAGTAAACACAATTTCACAATCTCCTAGCATTACTAAAGCGGCAAAATCTATTAAAGGATTTAACAAATTTTTCGTTATATCTGAAAAGATATCTCCGTTAGGAAATGCCTCTACACAAGATTGTGCAAATTATATAATTACACTTTTTTCCGATTTAACAAAAAAAGTTACAATGCAAAATTTATATCATGATGGAGGTTTTTCTAAAATAGGGATTAGTGAAATGATAGATCATTGA
- the metK gene encoding methionine adenosyltransferase, with amino-acid sequence MSYLFTSESVSEGHPDKISDQISDTILDHFLADDPEAKVAIETLVTTGQIILAGEVNSKTYVNVRKVARDILRKIGYTKNEYRFNADSCGILSSIQKQSIDLYHGIRKLRKSEEYGAGDQGFVFGYAIKETENYMPLALEISHYLLKELSSIRKEGKKMTYLRPDSKSQVTLEYSENNIPMHIHAIVISTQHDEFDTRERMHQRIVQDIRNILLPRVKKVFSKKVKKLFTDRTKYYINTTGKFVIGGPHGDTGLTGRKIIVDTYGGRGSHGGGSFSGKDPSKVDRSGAYAARHIAKNLVAAGIADELLVQISYAVGVEEPISIFVNTYGTSKVDLLDEDIVLNIKKIFDLRPYAITKRLKLCHPIYEETSVYGHMGKKPRKVWKYFFDGERKKKKQEVELFTWEKLDYLPIIKDVFNI; translated from the coding sequence ATGTCTTATTTATTTACTAGTGAATCCGTTTCAGAGGGACATCCTGATAAAATTTCGGATCAGATATCGGATACTATATTAGATCATTTTTTAGCTGATGATCCAGAGGCAAAAGTAGCGATAGAAACTTTAGTTACTACAGGACAAATTATATTAGCTGGAGAAGTAAATTCTAAAACTTATGTTAATGTTCGTAAGGTGGCTCGTGATATTCTTCGTAAAATTGGATATACAAAAAATGAATATAGATTCAATGCCGATTCTTGTGGTATTCTTTCTTCTATTCAAAAACAATCTATAGATCTTTATCATGGAATAAGGAAGTTAAGAAAATCTGAAGAATATGGAGCAGGAGATCAAGGTTTTGTATTTGGATATGCAATTAAAGAAACAGAAAATTATATGCCACTAGCATTAGAGATATCTCATTATTTACTAAAAGAACTTTCATCTATACGAAAAGAAGGTAAAAAAATGACTTACTTACGTCCAGATTCTAAGTCTCAAGTCACTTTAGAATATTCTGAAAATAATATTCCTATGCATATTCACGCTATCGTAATTTCTACTCAACATGATGAATTCGATACAAGAGAAAGAATGCATCAAAGAATAGTTCAAGATATCAGAAATATTTTGCTACCAAGGGTAAAAAAAGTCTTTTCCAAAAAAGTAAAAAAATTATTTACGGACAGAACAAAATATTACATAAATACTACAGGTAAATTTGTAATCGGAGGCCCTCATGGAGATACGGGACTTACCGGTAGAAAAATTATAGTAGATACTTATGGTGGGAGAGGAAGTCATGGAGGAGGTTCTTTTTCTGGAAAAGATCCTTCTAAAGTGGATAGATCGGGAGCATATGCAGCACGACATATTGCTAAAAATCTCGTAGCTGCAGGTATTGCGGATGAATTATTGGTACAAATATCTTATGCAGTTGGAGTTGAAGAACCTATCAGTATTTTTGTCAATACTTATGGGACTTCTAAAGTGGATCTTCTTGATGAAGATATTGTATTGAATATCAAAAAAATTTTTGATTTACGTCCTTACGCTATTACAAAAAGATTGAAACTTTGTCATCCGATATATGAGGAAACATCAGTTTATGGACATATGGGGAAAAAACCAAGAAAAGTATGGAAATATTTCTTTGACGGGGAAAGGAAAAAGAAAAAACAAGAAGTAGAACTTTTTACATGGGAAAAATTGGATTATTTACCTATCATTAAAGATGTTTTTAACATATGA
- the rpe gene encoding ribulose-phosphate 3-epimerase: MRKIIAPSLLSADLVFLYKDIKMLNESEADWFHIDIMDTTFVSNISFGNLFIKKMKKYASKPMDVHLMILQPERYIEQFKECGADHLHVHYEACIHLNRTISSIKEHGMKAGVAVNPHTPVFLLKEIIMDIDFVLLMSVNPGFSGQKFINQTYKKVEDAKDLILKKHSSALIEVDGGINLGNASLLFKNGADILVSGTTIFSSKNPKKVIRRMKNSQK, from the coding sequence ATGAGAAAAATTATAGCTCCATCTTTACTTTCAGCGGATCTTGTTTTTTTATATAAAGATATAAAAATGCTAAATGAAAGTGAAGCTGATTGGTTCCATATTGATATTATGGATACAACATTTGTTTCTAATATTTCTTTTGGAAATCTTTTTATAAAAAAAATGAAAAAATATGCATCTAAACCTATGGATGTACATTTAATGATTTTACAACCAGAACGTTATATAGAACAATTTAAAGAATGTGGAGCAGATCATTTACATGTTCATTATGAAGCTTGTATTCATTTAAATAGGACTATTTCTTCTATTAAAGAGCATGGCATGAAGGCAGGTGTAGCTGTCAATCCTCATACTCCAGTTTTTCTTTTGAAAGAAATTATTATGGATATAGATTTTGTTTTGTTAATGAGCGTTAATCCTGGCTTTAGTGGACAAAAATTTATTAATCAAACATATAAAAAAGTAGAAGATGCTAAAGATTTAATTTTAAAAAAACATTCTTCTGCTCTTATAGAAGTAGATGGTGGGATTAATCTAGGAAATGCTTCTTTATTATTTAAAAATGGAGCTGATATTTTAGTATCAGGAACTACTATTTTTTCTAGTAAAAATCCAAAAAAAGTAATTCGTAGGATGAAAAATAGTCAGAAATAA
- the lysS gene encoding lysine--tRNA ligase, with protein MKNLSEQQIIRRKKLDNLRKLGINPYPPDEYIITYPIINIHQKFVEKKYVSIAGRLIRLRILGKASFGEIKDHTGRIQIYFNKNHFFSEKMGEEESYNILLKKLIDIGDIIGIKGFLFKTKMNEITIHVHRLTLLSKSLRPLPQVKVDKNKKIYDAFSNTEQRYRMRYVDLIVNDHVKEIFLKRTRIIRIIRDYLDNKGYLEVETPILQPIPGGAIARPFMTYHNTLRIPLYLRIANELYLKRLIIGGFNGVYEFSKNFRNEGMDRLHNPEFTVLELYVAYKDYYWMMKFTEKLMKRIFQMIQQENFVELEIPFPRIPILDSIQKYTGFDLKGMDKDTLRKVCQKLHIEENDQMSKAKLIENIFSEKCEKNYKKPTFIIDYPVEMSPLTKRHRHKKNLSERFELLINGQEIANSYSELNDPIDQLDRFREQLQLSENKTENKTDESIFLDKDFIRSLEFGMPPTAGIGIGIDRLVMLLTGQNSIQEVLFFPQMRTEKR; from the coding sequence ATGAAAAATTTATCAGAACAACAAATTATACGTAGAAAAAAATTAGATAATTTAAGAAAATTAGGAATAAACCCTTATCCACCAGACGAATATATAATAACTTACCCTATTATAAATATTCATCAAAAATTTGTAGAAAAAAAATATGTTAGCATAGCTGGACGTTTAATTAGATTACGTATTTTAGGAAAGGCTTCTTTTGGAGAAATTAAAGACCATACGGGACGCATACAGATATACTTTAATAAAAATCATTTTTTTTCAGAAAAAATGGGAGAAGAAGAGTCTTACAATATTCTTTTAAAAAAACTTATAGACATAGGAGATATTATTGGAATTAAAGGTTTTCTATTTAAAACGAAAATGAATGAAATAACGATACATGTTCATAGATTAACTTTACTTTCTAAATCTTTACGTCCTTTACCACAAGTAAAAGTAGATAAAAATAAAAAAATATACGATGCTTTTTCCAATACTGAACAACGTTATCGTATGCGTTATGTAGATTTAATAGTGAATGATCATGTAAAAGAAATTTTTTTAAAACGTACTCGTATTATACGTATAATTAGAGATTATTTAGATAATAAGGGTTATTTAGAAGTAGAAACACCTATTTTACAACCTATTCCTGGTGGAGCTATAGCTCGTCCATTTATGACTTATCACAATACTCTTAGAATTCCATTATATTTACGTATAGCTAATGAACTTTACTTGAAAAGACTTATAATTGGAGGATTTAATGGAGTTTATGAATTTTCTAAAAATTTTAGAAATGAAGGAATGGATCGTCTTCATAATCCAGAATTTACTGTACTAGAACTTTATGTTGCTTATAAAGATTATTATTGGATGATGAAGTTTACAGAAAAACTTATGAAGCGTATTTTTCAAATGATACAACAAGAAAATTTTGTGGAACTAGAGATTCCTTTTCCTCGCATCCCTATATTGGATTCCATTCAAAAATATACTGGATTTGATCTAAAAGGAATGGATAAAGATACACTAAGAAAAGTTTGTCAAAAATTGCATATAGAAGAAAATGATCAAATGAGTAAAGCTAAATTAATAGAAAATATTTTTTCAGAAAAATGTGAGAAAAATTATAAAAAACCCACTTTTATTATTGATTATCCTGTAGAGATGAGTCCTTTAACTAAAAGACATCGTCATAAAAAAAATTTATCAGAACGTTTTGAACTTCTTATTAATGGACAAGAAATAGCTAATTCTTATTCCGAACTTAATGATCCTATTGATCAACTTGATCGTTTTAGAGAACAACTTCAATTATCAGAAAATAAAACAGAAAATAAAACAGATGAATCTATTTTTCTAGATAAAGATTTTATACGATCTTTAGAATTCGGAATGCCTCCAACAGCAGGAATTGGAATAGGTATAGACAGATTGGTAATGCTATTGACAGGACAAAATTCTATTCAAGAAGTCTTATTTTTTCCACAAATGCGTACAGAAAAAAGATAA
- a CDS encoding bifunctional 3-deoxy-7-phosphoheptulonate synthase/chorismate mutase type II, with the protein MEKDILNNSIDRSWIDQFDRPLTISGPCSAESEQQIMETAKKLDPVYVQIFRAGIWKPRTRPNNFEGIGKKGLRWLKKVKEDTGLMVSTEVANAEHVKLAKSFDIDVLWIGARSTASPFTIQEIADSLEGEEDKIILVKNPIHPDIELWIGALERLLSKGLKKLGVIHRGFYTYKTSKYRNQPNWNLLFNFRKILPRIPVICDPSHICGNKEGIFEIAEKAYRFRYDGLMIESHCDPDHAWSDAKQQITPVYLLNMLKKLTYITTTFDKKKDLYDFRVFIDEIDENIIHLLADRMKISKKLGFLKKSEDITIFQPNRWKSIMKKSIKLGKELGLSEKILEDIFQLLHKESINIQKD; encoded by the coding sequence ATGGAAAAAGATATTCTGAATAATAGTATTGATCGATCTTGGATAGATCAATTTGATAGACCTTTAACTATATCTGGACCTTGTAGTGCAGAAAGTGAACAACAAATTATGGAAACAGCAAAAAAACTAGATCCAGTTTATGTTCAAATATTTAGAGCAGGAATATGGAAACCTAGGACTAGACCAAACAATTTTGAAGGTATAGGAAAAAAAGGACTGAGGTGGTTGAAAAAAGTGAAAGAAGATACAGGGTTAATGGTATCCACAGAGGTAGCAAACGCTGAACATGTTAAATTGGCAAAATCATTTGACATTGATGTTCTTTGGATAGGAGCAAGAAGTACGGCTAGTCCTTTTACTATTCAAGAAATAGCGGATTCTTTAGAAGGAGAAGAGGATAAAATTATCCTAGTAAAAAATCCTATACATCCTGATATAGAATTGTGGATTGGAGCTTTAGAACGTTTATTAAGTAAAGGATTAAAAAAGTTAGGAGTAATCCACCGTGGATTTTACACCTATAAAACATCAAAATACAGAAATCAACCAAATTGGAATTTATTGTTTAATTTTAGGAAAATTCTTCCTAGAATTCCTGTGATATGTGATCCATCACACATTTGCGGAAACAAAGAAGGTATTTTTGAGATAGCAGAAAAAGCATATCGTTTTAGATATGATGGTTTAATGATAGAAAGTCATTGTGATCCTGATCATGCTTGGAGTGATGCTAAACAACAGATTACTCCGGTCTATCTCTTAAATATGTTAAAAAAACTAACATATATTACTACTACATTTGATAAAAAAAAGGATTTATATGATTTTAGAGTTTTTATTGATGAAATAGATGAGAATATCATTCACCTTTTAGCAGATAGAATGAAAATTTCTAAAAAATTGGGTTTTTTAAAAAAATCTGAAGATATCACAATTTTTCAGCCAAATAGATGGAAATCTATTATGAAAAAATCTATAAAATTGGGAAAAGAATTAGGTCTTTCGGAAAAAATACTTGAGGATATTTTTCAATTGTTGCATAAAGAATCCATTAATATTCAAAAAGATTAG
- a CDS encoding peroxiredoxin — protein MKHTLISKKAPNFTASAVLNGEDIIQNFTLEHFYGSKYVLLFFYPKDFTFVCPTEIYAFQEKIRDFEQRNVQVIAISTDTEQSHWAWLQIPKEKGGIHGVTYPIVSDINKTISYNYGVLSGNLILDQNELKATGELISYRGLFLIDKEGFIRHLLINDFPLGRNIDEAIRMIDALQYYEKSGEVCPANWTKGKRSIKATHRGLLDYYSS, from the coding sequence ATGAAACATACTTTAATTTCAAAAAAAGCTCCTAATTTTACAGCTAGTGCAGTATTAAATGGTGAAGATATTATTCAAAATTTTACTTTAGAACATTTTTATGGAAGTAAATATGTGTTACTTTTTTTCTATCCAAAAGATTTCACTTTTGTTTGTCCTACAGAAATATATGCATTTCAAGAAAAAATACGTGACTTTGAGCAAAGGAATGTTCAAGTTATAGCTATATCTACAGATACGGAACAATCTCACTGGGCATGGTTACAAATTCCAAAAGAAAAAGGAGGTATACATGGCGTTACTTATCCTATAGTTTCTGATATCAATAAAACTATATCCTATAATTATGGTGTTTTATCTGGAAACTTAATTTTAGACCAAAACGAATTAAAAGCTACGGGAGAGCTAATATCTTATAGAGGTTTATTCTTGATAGATAAAGAAGGTTTTATCAGACATCTTTTAATTAATGATTTTCCTTTAGGAAGAAATATAGATGAAGCCATTCGTATGATAGATGCTCTTCAATATTATGAAAAAAGTGGAGAAGTCTGTCCAGCAAATTGGACAAAGGGTAAAAGATCTATAAAAGCTACTCATCGTGGACTTTTAGATTATTATTCCTCTTAG